From the Halichoerus grypus chromosome 3, mHalGry1.hap1.1, whole genome shotgun sequence genome, one window contains:
- the LOC118536288 gene encoding uncharacterized protein LOC118536288: MNPSRSHPVPKGSWCAEDLPCRKADVLTVAKKVLENVFPTWGIPSIISSDQAYHQQIKEALLNPISRDPVGHSLEPGNRVFWKCHQRRTASLCLMGRELPKCSRTQSTAKLEHIEPWVHVSLIKNAPPDIRP, encoded by the exons ATGAACCCTTCACGTTCTCATCCTGTTCCCAAGGGCTCTTG GTGCGCTGAAGACCTCCCCTGTCGCAAGGCTGATGTCCTCACAGTGGCCAAGAAAGTGTTGGAAAATGTGTTTCCCACTTGGGGTATACCTTCTATAATCTCCAGTGATCAAG CATATCATCAGCAGATTAAAGAAGCTTTGCTGAATCCCATTTCAAGGGATCCTGTTGGTCACAGTCTAGAGCCTGGTAACCGGGTCTTCTGGAAGTGTCATCAGAGGAGGACAGCCTCACTGTGCCTCATGGGAAGGGAGCTTCCCAAGTGCTCCCGAACACAATCTACTGCAAAACTAGAACACATTGAGCCTTGGGTACATGTCTCACTGATAAAGAACGCTCCACCTGATATCAGGCCCTAG